A DNA window from Microcystis aeruginosa NIES-843 contains the following coding sequences:
- a CDS encoding HEAT repeat domain-containing protein, with amino-acid sequence MYDNEILDSNNSLNNPLDGSDPDLAAEIPPDPEEMLSLLTSDHLSERMIAARAFCELRDERAIAPLLEMLSDVCPLVRVSVAYALGRNPSLSAVEPLIELLARDWNGYVRKGVVWALGNCGDRRAIEPLVHALKTDISAVRLWAASSLAQIAKVNYEDIITVLPPLIEGLRRDLIAAVRSNCAWSIGQLCRELPLNVIYATAIDALIEALVEDEDLGVKEDARGALLKVGDPRGLQLIEELELEGII; translated from the coding sequence ATGTACGATAATGAAATCCTAGACTCTAACAACTCCTTAAATAATCCTCTCGATGGGAGCGATCCGGACCTAGCAGCGGAAATCCCCCCCGATCCAGAGGAAATGCTCTCATTGCTTACTTCTGATCATCTGAGCGAGAGAATGATCGCGGCCCGCGCCTTTTGTGAATTGCGTGACGAAAGAGCGATCGCTCCTTTACTGGAGATGTTAAGCGATGTCTGTCCCCTAGTGCGTGTCAGTGTCGCCTACGCTTTGGGCAGAAATCCCAGTCTTAGCGCCGTGGAGCCTTTAATCGAGCTACTGGCCAGAGATTGGAATGGTTACGTCAGAAAAGGGGTAGTTTGGGCCCTAGGTAACTGTGGTGATCGCAGAGCGATCGAGCCTTTGGTTCATGCTCTCAAAACCGATATTTCGGCGGTGCGATTATGGGCTGCCAGTAGTTTGGCCCAGATTGCCAAGGTCAATTATGAAGATATCATCACCGTCTTGCCGCCTTTAATTGAAGGATTGCGCCGAGATTTAATCGCGGCGGTGCGGAGTAATTGCGCTTGGTCGATCGGTCAATTATGCCGAGAATTGCCCTTAAATGTGATTTATGCCACGGCGATCGATGCTTTGATCGAGGCCTTGGTGGAAGATGAGGATTTAGGTGTCAAGGAAGATGCCAGGGGTGCTTTATTAAAAGTGGGCGACCCGAGAGGATTACAATTGATCGAGGAATTAGAGCTTGAAGGAATTATCTAA
- a CDS encoding flavin prenyltransferase UbiX, which yields MKELSKPLILGVTGASGLIYAVRTLKYLLLADYTIDLVASKSAYTVWQAEDNVRMPPEPELQEQFWRGQCGVMEGGKLRCHRWGDVGATIASGSYRTLGMVIIPCSMSTVAKLAGGLSSDLLERAADVQIKEGRKLVLVPRETPFSLIHLRNLTTLAEAGVRIVPAIPAWYHHPQSIEDLVDFVIARTLDQLDIDCVAINRWQGH from the coding sequence TTGAAGGAATTATCTAAACCGCTAATTTTGGGCGTTACGGGGGCATCAGGGCTGATTTATGCCGTCCGTACTCTCAAATATCTACTTTTAGCCGACTACACGATCGATCTAGTGGCCTCCAAATCAGCTTACACTGTCTGGCAAGCAGAAGATAATGTGCGGATGCCTCCAGAACCAGAGCTGCAAGAACAATTTTGGCGCGGCCAATGCGGGGTGATGGAAGGGGGAAAATTACGCTGTCATCGTTGGGGTGATGTGGGGGCAACGATCGCCAGTGGTTCCTATCGCACCCTTGGTATGGTAATTATTCCCTGTAGCATGAGTACAGTGGCCAAATTAGCGGGGGGATTAAGTTCCGATTTGCTAGAAAGGGCGGCCGATGTGCAGATTAAGGAGGGCAGAAAATTGGTTTTAGTGCCGCGAGAAACCCCCTTTAGTTTAATTCATCTGCGTAATTTAACCACTTTAGCCGAGGCGGGCGTTAGAATCGTGCCAGCAATACCGGCATGGTATCACCATCCCCAATCGATCGAGGATTTGGTAGATTTTGTCATCGCTCGTACCCTCGATCAGTTAGATATCGATTGTGTGGCCATTAATCGCTGGCAAGGACATTAA